In Desulfovibrio inopinatus DSM 10711, a genomic segment contains:
- a CDS encoding DUF1804 family protein, with product MQNPKRKGKDYTAKRKQMREYYVQGMPVEEIASLFQLDVRTIHYHKNVDLKKHHCDWEQLRLESMLGEEHIEGKNQAFLAALIECFEQELQQLKAEPDPDKRLKRLERYANGYHKLVAAGRSTEPGAQIHDIAATVLRTLATMAKEATRLDVVEFVIEHMDAICDHIRKHYGRDA from the coding sequence ATGCAAAATCCCAAACGCAAAGGCAAGGACTACACGGCCAAGCGCAAGCAGATGCGAGAATACTACGTGCAAGGCATGCCCGTAGAAGAAATTGCATCGTTGTTTCAGCTCGACGTGCGCACCATTCACTATCACAAGAATGTCGACCTCAAAAAGCACCATTGCGATTGGGAACAGCTACGCTTGGAATCCATGCTTGGTGAAGAGCATATTGAAGGCAAAAATCAAGCGTTTCTTGCGGCACTGATCGAATGTTTTGAGCAGGAACTGCAACAGCTCAAAGCCGAACCCGATCCGGATAAGCGTCTGAAGCGCCTGGAACGCTACGCCAATGGCTACCACAAACTTGTTGCCGCCGGCCGATCCACGGAACCAGGTGCTCAAATTCACGATATCGCCGCCACGGTTCTTCGTACCCTGGCCACCATGGCCAAAGAAGCAACTCGCCTCGATGTCGTGGAATTTGTTATCGAACACATGGATGCCATTTGTGATCACATCCGCAAGCACTACGGGCGTGATGCATGA